In Hoplias malabaricus isolate fHopMal1 chromosome 6, fHopMal1.hap1, whole genome shotgun sequence, a single window of DNA contains:
- the LOC136700253 gene encoding olfactory receptor 52Z1P-like, with amino-acid sequence MDFSTNFTYLFLEGHVELEKYRYIYFTITLIFYILTICFNALVIYVIYTDKHLHEPMYIFITALLWNSLFGATMFYPKFLTDLLSEVQMVFYQSCVSQAFCINTYVTAEFILLSAMAYDRYVSICKPLQYSTLVKLSTVRKLLFFCFILPACGNGILVILTYRLRLCKYKLDRIYCNNYAIVKLSCGDISVNNIYGAFNFSLLVFPPVIFVIFSYMRILAVCLRNSKDFRRKALQTCFPHLLIFIIFLINACFDVINTRLESHIPHIISMVISVEYLIIPPLFNPIIYGLKMQEILKRIKMLIFQLWKKVSFVRT; translated from the coding sequence ATGGATTTTTCCAcaaattttacatatttatttttggagGGACATGTAGAGTTGGAGAAGtacagatatatttattttacaataactCTCATTTTCTACATCCTCACCATCTGCTTTAATGCTCTTGTTATTTATGTCATTTACACAGACAAACATCTCCATGAACCAATGTACATCTTTATCACTGCTTTACTCTGGAATTCTCTCTTTGGAGCCACTATGTTTTATCCTAAATTTCTGACTGATTTGTTATCAGAAGTACAGATGGTATTTTATCAGTCTTGTGTGTCCCAAGCTTTCTGTATCAACACTTATGTAACTGCAGAATTTATTCTTTTATCAGCAATGGCCTATGACAGATACGTGTCCATCTGTAAACCCCTACAATATTCAACTCttgtaaaactgtccactgtCCGGAAACTTTTAttcttctgttttattttacctGCATGTGGAAATGGTATATTAGTAATATTAACATACAGACTCAGGCTGTGTAAGTATAAGCTGGACAGAATTTACTGTAATAATTATGCAATTGTTAAACTAAGCTGTGGTGACATAtctgtaaataatatttatggaGCATTTAATTTCAGTCTTCTTGTGTTTCCTCCAGTGATCTTCGTCATCTTCTCATACATGAGAATTCTTGCTGTGTGTTTAAGGAATTCAAAAGATTTCAGGAGAAAGGCGCTACAGACCTGCTTCCCTCATCTGTTAATCTTCATTATTTTCTTAATCAATGCTTGTTTTGATGTCATCAATACCCGCCTGGAATCACACATTCCTCACATTATTTCTATGGTGATATCGGTGGAATATTTGATCATTCCTCCTCTGTTTAACCCCATTATATATggactgaagatgcaggagattctGAAAAGGATCAAGATGTTAATTTTCCAACTGTGGAAGAAAGTGTCTTTTGTCAGAACCTGA